The following are from one region of the Rhizobium sullae genome:
- a CDS encoding DUF2798 domain-containing protein, which produces MFQAKLRKRLGQSTRNPPPGHCAIGSAASFGEIQCPIAKLPKRYNAIVVPFILSMLMRGVASAISIVRTQGIGPLTLAMSPSTWALSWIIAFPVHRIIHR; this is translated from the coding sequence TTGTTTCAAGCGAAGCTCCGTAAGCGTTTAGGTCAATCAACGCGCAATCCGCCGCCCGGGCATTGCGCAATTGGTTCGGCCGCATCTTTCGGAGAAATTCAATGCCCTATAGCAAAACTCCCCAAACGCTATAACGCGATTGTCGTGCCATTTATCCTGTCGATGCTGATGAGAGGCGTCGCCTCCGCCATCAGTATTGTCCGCACGCAAGGTATTGGCCCGCTTACGCTTGCCATGTCTCCATCCACATGGGCACTGTCCTGGATTATCGCTTTTCCGGTGCATCGCATCATTCATCGTTGA
- a CDS encoding helix-turn-helix domain-containing protein, with translation MSALENFAENLRRLCLAKAGSISAAARGMQIGRSQIESYLQARRAPGRASVKKICEYLGVTEEEMYQRPVSVDLDHGRPSAQRILSAARDALEPLLFADPSAGIAPGIYHAYMTIPSTPGSLLCAVIVIAKQGSATTFRRLTNRAVKRGEYWSRFTGDHKGIVVERLNCLSFVAANQIGTQEPTLMRLWWLPFSEKLLGGHAMIFTPAGPSFSAVVMVPLSAKINLRTALRLAKVYRTTDEAVPRIVRDMIVQQRADFISAVTRDLG, from the coding sequence ATGTCTGCACTCGAGAATTTCGCCGAAAATCTACGGCGCCTCTGTCTTGCCAAGGCGGGCAGCATCAGCGCTGCCGCGCGAGGCATGCAAATCGGCCGCTCGCAGATTGAATCCTATCTTCAGGCACGGCGCGCGCCGGGCCGCGCCTCTGTCAAAAAAATCTGCGAATATCTCGGCGTCACCGAGGAGGAGATGTACCAGCGGCCGGTTTCGGTCGATTTGGACCACGGCCGCCCGTCAGCGCAGCGCATCCTATCTGCGGCGCGGGATGCGCTGGAGCCGCTCCTTTTTGCCGATCCGTCCGCCGGTATCGCGCCTGGCATTTATCATGCCTACATGACGATTCCGAGTACGCCGGGGAGTCTGCTCTGCGCTGTTATCGTTATTGCCAAGCAGGGAAGTGCCACGACTTTCCGGCGCCTCACCAATCGCGCGGTAAAGAGGGGCGAGTACTGGTCGCGCTTCACCGGTGATCACAAGGGCATCGTCGTCGAGCGTCTTAATTGTCTTTCCTTTGTGGCTGCCAATCAGATCGGCACACAGGAGCCGACGCTGATGCGTCTATGGTGGTTGCCCTTCTCGGAAAAGTTGCTTGGTGGTCATGCCATGATCTTTACTCCGGCTGGACCATCCTTCAGTGCGGTTGTGATGGTGCCGCTGAGCGCGAAGATCAACCTCAGAACGGCGCTGCGCCTCGCGAAGGTCTATCGAACGACCGATGAGGCCGTTCCGCGGATCGTGCGGGATATGATTGTGCAGCAACGCGCCGATTTTATCTCCGCGGTTACACGCGACCTCGGCTAG
- a CDS encoding SagB/ThcOx family dehydrogenase yields the protein MRYRSSRTLVFHNDGDEFVACNFLTKAVFECSPDLLDFLGAVADWSDRAAIREQAPGYSEDELDETLAALAEMSALVVEGSNLEMREDAFRRHWKWGVPAALMHFCVQDPEYMSLNEAEDLQRAAFASDGEIELYSLNSGRVDVTALPEVLSGNSLLQLMAKRRTQRKGLAKAVSVPALSEALFAGLGITGTARNAVVTLPLSMTPSGGARNPYEAYIFVKAVDGLAPGIYHYSAFEHSLAKISDASPLLADLVGGQEWADTMPCMIVLVAHMDRTMWKYSDPNAYRVVMIEAGHIGQNIMLSATARGMTACPTAALSHTMIGELIGLRNPAHAPIYALTLGFPDAT from the coding sequence ATGCGATATCGCTCCTCCCGCACGCTCGTCTTTCACAATGACGGTGACGAGTTCGTAGCCTGTAATTTCCTTACCAAGGCTGTCTTCGAGTGCAGCCCGGATCTCTTGGATTTTTTGGGCGCTGTTGCCGACTGGAGTGACCGCGCAGCGATCCGCGAGCAAGCGCCGGGCTATAGCGAGGACGAACTCGATGAAACGCTTGCGGCGCTTGCCGAGATGTCCGCACTGGTCGTTGAAGGGTCTAACCTTGAAATGCGCGAGGACGCCTTCCGCCGGCATTGGAAATGGGGCGTGCCCGCAGCACTGATGCATTTCTGTGTTCAGGATCCTGAATACATGTCGCTTAATGAGGCCGAGGATCTACAGCGCGCCGCATTCGCCAGCGACGGTGAGATCGAGCTCTACAGCCTCAATTCGGGGCGAGTGGACGTCACTGCGCTCCCAGAGGTGCTTTCCGGCAATTCGTTACTGCAACTGATGGCCAAGCGGCGCACTCAACGCAAAGGTCTCGCGAAAGCCGTGTCAGTGCCAGCACTTTCCGAAGCGCTTTTCGCAGGCCTTGGAATTACCGGCACTGCGCGAAATGCCGTGGTGACGCTGCCGTTGTCGATGACGCCCTCCGGCGGCGCACGCAACCCCTACGAGGCCTATATCTTCGTCAAGGCAGTCGACGGGCTGGCGCCGGGCATCTACCACTATTCGGCCTTTGAGCATTCATTGGCGAAGATATCGGATGCTTCGCCTTTGCTTGCCGATCTCGTGGGCGGACAGGAATGGGCCGATACCATGCCCTGTATGATCGTTCTCGTCGCCCACATGGACCGCACCATGTGGAAATACAGCGATCCCAATGCCTATCGTGTGGTCATGATCGAGGCGGGGCACATCGGCCAGAACATCATGCTTTCGGCCACCGCCCGCGGCATGACAGCCTGCCCGACGGCGGCGCTCAGCCATACGATGATTGGTGAACTAATAGGCCTCCGCAACCCCGCCCATGCGCCGATCTACGCACTGACGCTCGGCTTCCCTGACGCTACGTAA
- a CDS encoding helix-turn-helix domain-containing protein — protein sequence MPDPVDILVGRNVRQLRARRRVSQLELGEALGLTFQQIQKYEKGTNRVSASKLHQIAVFLGVEISALFEGTEMAQFPSKVELSPEAYELAINYDRLRSPAGKEAVKTILTLMSTEKAA from the coding sequence GTGCCAGATCCGGTAGATATTCTCGTCGGTCGCAATGTCAGACAGCTTCGTGCCCGCCGGCGTGTCTCGCAACTGGAGCTGGGGGAAGCTCTCGGCCTAACGTTCCAGCAAATCCAGAAATACGAAAAAGGCACCAACCGCGTCTCCGCCAGCAAGTTGCATCAGATCGCGGTCTTTCTTGGCGTTGAAATCTCAGCGCTCTTTGAGGGCACGGAAATGGCGCAGTTCCCGTCAAAGGTTGAACTGAGCCCTGAGGCTTATGAACTGGCCATCAATTACGACAGGCTTCGCTCGCCAGCGGGCAAGGAGGCGGTCAAGACGATTTTGACGCTGATGAGCACGGAAAAGGCCGCCTGA